A region of the Massilia sp. erpn genome:
GCGCCACCCAGGAGCACCATGACAAAGGTGACCATCAGGATGGGTTCATGGTAGGGAATCGCTTCCCAGCTCAGCCGTCCGAAGATCAGCTGCGTCAAATTCAGTTGGTCTTGCATGCTTAGTTCTTCTTCGTTTCAGGGGTGATGCACACTTCGGCCGTGCTGGCTTCAGTCATGCGGCGCGCGCTGCGCTCAGCGGCCACCGAGGCGGTGCTCACTTTGCGGCTGATGCGGGTGGCGTCTTCGGCCATCTGATCCTTGATGCAGACGGCGTTGCGGTCCACGCAGCGGTTGACGATGGCGTCGTACAGACCGGCTTCGACGGAACCGTAGTGGCGCACTTTGTCGCCGATGCTGGGCTTGTCCAGCGCAGTGTAGTTGGCGCGGTCCAGCGCCACGGTGCTGCTCTTGGTCTTCTGCACCCACTTGTCAAAGTCCGCGGCGGTGGTGCCGTGGAATTTGAAACGCATCTGGGAGAAGCCTTCGCCGCTGTAGTTGGCCGAGAAGCCGTCGTACACGCCAGCCTTGTTAATGACCGCGTTCAGCTGGGTCTCCATGCCGGCCATCGCGTAGATCTGGCCAGCCAGGGCGGGAATGTAGAAGGAATTCATCACGGTCGAAGCGGTGATCTTGAAGCGCACCGGCACGTCGACCGGAGCGACCAGCTCATTCACACTCGCCACGCCCTGTTCCGGATAGATGAACAGCCATTTCCAGTCCATCGCCACCACTTGCACTTCCAGCGGCTTGACGTTGGCAGGAACCGGACGCTTGTCGTCCAGGCGCTGCAGCGGACGGTAAGGATCGAGGGTGTGGGTGCTGATCCAGGTCAGCAGGCCCAGCACGATGATGATCAGCAGGGGCGCGCCCCAGATCACCAGTTCCAGACGGGTGGAGTGGTCCCAATCCGGCTCGTATTTCGCCTTGGTGTTGCTTTTGCGGTAACGCCAGGCAAACAGGATGGTCAGGAAGATGACAGGAACGATAATCAGCAGCATCAGCAGGGTAGACACCGTGATAAGGTGGCTTTGCTGAAGGGCGATATCACCAGACGGGTTCATCACTACCATATCGCAGCCCGTAAGCGCAATAAGTGGTGTAAGGAACAGCCCGCGACGAAGGAGTGAATGTAACATGCGATATAGTGCTGTACAGGATATGTGAAACATGCCACTGTACCTGTATCGTCTAGTTTTGGACATT
Encoded here:
- the cyoA gene encoding ubiquinol oxidase subunit II produces the protein MLHSLLRRGLFLTPLIALTGCDMVVMNPSGDIALQQSHLITVSTLLMLLIIVPVIFLTILFAWRYRKSNTKAKYEPDWDHSTRLELVIWGAPLLIIIVLGLLTWISTHTLDPYRPLQRLDDKRPVPANVKPLEVQVVAMDWKWLFIYPEQGVASVNELVAPVDVPVRFKITASTVMNSFYIPALAGQIYAMAGMETQLNAVINKAGVYDGFSANYSGEGFSQMRFKFHGTTAADFDKWVQKTKSSTVALDRANYTALDKPSIGDKVRHYGSVEAGLYDAIVNRCVDRNAVCIKDQMAEDATRISRKVSTASVAAERSARRMTEASTAEVCITPETKKN